Proteins from a genomic interval of Sphingopyxis sp. QXT-31:
- a CDS encoding Rossmann-like and DUF2520 domain-containing protein, with amino-acid sequence MAVRYQHVGIAGSGRVARAMALALAPRSAGPVLLWGRSAGHMQDAASAVGAAAADSIEGLVSSCDLIVIAVADTALAAVAAQLAEALAPGTEPFVCHVSGGSGAAILAPFADRGALTAAVHPGMTFTGDPEQEALRMAGARFAITAPDSEALAEARTLVALLGGIAVEIAEDRRALYHAALSHAANHLVTLMSGASHALRAAGADEPEALLAPLVRAALENSLEHGFDALSGPLLRGDTGTIRTHLAAIAHDCPDLLPAYRAMALATLDELALAGKNPSPDLRTILNG; translated from the coding sequence ATGGCCGTCCGCTACCAGCACGTCGGCATCGCCGGATCGGGCCGCGTCGCGCGCGCCATGGCGCTGGCGCTCGCGCCGCGTTCGGCCGGGCCGGTGCTGCTGTGGGGGCGGTCGGCCGGCCATATGCAGGACGCCGCGAGCGCCGTCGGCGCCGCGGCTGCCGACTCGATCGAAGGCTTGGTTTCCAGCTGCGACCTCATCGTCATTGCGGTCGCGGATACGGCGCTCGCCGCGGTGGCGGCCCAGCTCGCCGAAGCCCTCGCGCCGGGCACCGAACCCTTCGTCTGCCACGTCAGCGGCGGCAGCGGCGCGGCGATCCTCGCGCCGTTCGCCGACCGCGGCGCTTTGACCGCGGCGGTGCATCCCGGGATGACCTTCACCGGCGATCCCGAACAGGAAGCCCTTCGTATGGCCGGCGCCCGCTTCGCGATCACCGCGCCCGACAGCGAAGCCCTCGCCGAAGCCCGCACCCTCGTCGCCCTCCTCGGCGGCATCGCGGTCGAGATCGCCGAGGATCGCCGCGCGCTCTATCACGCCGCGCTGTCGCACGCCGCGAATCATCTGGTCACGCTGATGAGCGGCGCGTCGCACGCGCTCCGCGCCGCGGGGGCCGACGAGCCAGAAGCCTTGCTCGCCCCGCTCGTCCGCGCGGCGCTCGAAAACAGCCTCGAACATGGCTTCGACGCGCTGTCCGGCCCCCTGCTGCGCGGCGACACCGGCACGATCCGCACCCATCTCGCAGCGATCGCGCACGACTGCCCCGACCTGCTCCCCGCCTATCGCGCGATGGCGCTGGC